The following are from one region of the Cloacibacterium sp. TD35 genome:
- a CDS encoding phosphomannose isomerase type II C-terminal cupin domain encodes MLEVGERPWGKYFVLQDEPNFKLKRIEVLPNQRLSYQYHHHRQEFWTLVEGEAVVVLDGEENFLQYGQSIFIPQGAKHRIENRTDKLLVFVEVQTGTYFGEDDIIRLQDDYERN; translated from the coding sequence ATGCTAGAAGTTGGAGAAAGACCTTGGGGAAAATATTTTGTTTTGCAAGATGAGCCTAATTTTAAATTGAAGCGAATAGAAGTTTTGCCTAATCAAAGACTTTCTTATCAGTACCATCATCATCGTCAAGAATTTTGGACTTTAGTAGAAGGAGAGGCGGTAGTAGTGTTAGATGGTGAAGAAAATTTCTTACAATATGGGCAGAGTATTTTTATTCCTCAAGGAGCTAAACATAGAATAGAAAATCGTACAGATAAACTTTTGGTTTTTGTAGAAGTACAAACTGGAACTTATTTTGGCGAAGATGATATCATAAGGTTACAAGACGATTACGAAAGAAATTAA